A single region of the Streptomyces sp. NBC_01262 genome encodes:
- a CDS encoding urea amidolyase associated protein UAAP1, producing MATGTTHGARDHARAQEGSRAEAMPILPARDWPTPPPGIAPDRVIWAETVAGGNYTHKTLARGVELRLTDLAGDACAHVLLYADGRPWERLNAADTVKVLWNAYLGEGHLLLSDQGRVLASVIADTSGRHDALCGTSTAVRNTARYGDGSPQGPSPAGRELLKLAALKNGLEPRDLPPSVSFFQGVRVVADGKLEFAGSAGPGAAVTLRAEQPLTVLIANVPHPVDPRPEYVSTPLEVLAWHAGPTAPGDPLWEATPEGRRAFLNTADHLAARGIR from the coding sequence GTGGCGACAGGGACGACACACGGAGCCCGGGACCATGCCCGCGCCCAGGAGGGCTCGCGGGCCGAGGCCATGCCTATCCTTCCCGCGCGGGACTGGCCGACGCCACCGCCCGGCATCGCGCCGGACCGCGTCATCTGGGCCGAGACCGTGGCGGGCGGCAACTACACGCACAAGACCCTCGCGCGCGGCGTCGAGCTGCGCCTCACCGACCTCGCGGGGGACGCCTGCGCGCATGTCCTGCTCTACGCGGACGGCCGCCCCTGGGAACGGCTGAACGCCGCCGACACGGTCAAGGTGCTGTGGAACGCGTACCTCGGCGAGGGCCACCTCCTCCTCTCCGACCAGGGCCGCGTCCTCGCCTCCGTCATCGCCGACACCAGCGGCCGGCACGACGCGCTGTGCGGCACCTCCACCGCCGTGCGCAACACCGCGCGCTACGGCGACGGCTCACCGCAGGGCCCCTCCCCCGCCGGGCGGGAGCTGCTGAAGCTGGCCGCGCTGAAGAACGGGCTGGAGCCGCGCGACCTGCCGCCGTCGGTCTCCTTCTTCCAGGGCGTACGGGTCGTGGCCGACGGAAAACTGGAGTTCGCCGGATCCGCCGGACCGGGGGCCGCCGTGACCCTGCGCGCCGAGCAGCCGCTGACCGTGCTGATCGCCAACGTCCCGCACCCGGTGGACCCGCGCCCGGAGTACGTCTCCACGCCGCTCGAAGTGCTGGCCTGGCACGCCGGGCCCACCGCCCCGGGCGACCCGCTCTGGGAGGCCACGCCCGAGGGCCGCCGCGCCTTCCTCAACACCGCCGACCACCTCGCCGCCAGGGGGATCCGATGA
- a CDS encoding TetR/AcrR family transcriptional regulator, with protein sequence MSTTGRRVGRPRAQTRPDSGLTAREELLTAAAELFTERGYAATTTRAVAERAGMRQASMYHYFGGKEDLLAALLEGTVRPSLDLALGLAARHEVPAEARLWGLCRADVALLCAGPHNLGALYLLPEVRADRFAAFRAVRDDLKAAYAALLAATTAGSDLAPEDLAVRADLVFGLIEGVILIRRSSPAHDHEHDPAAFAAATADAALRVAGCPEHVLPKLRREGEALLAAP encoded by the coding sequence ATGAGCACCACGGGACGGCGCGTCGGACGGCCGCGCGCGCAGACGCGGCCGGACAGCGGCCTCACGGCCCGGGAGGAACTCCTCACCGCCGCCGCCGAGCTCTTCACCGAGCGCGGCTACGCCGCCACCACGACCCGCGCCGTCGCCGAGCGGGCCGGCATGCGCCAGGCCTCCATGTACCACTACTTCGGCGGCAAGGAAGACCTGCTCGCCGCCCTGCTGGAAGGCACCGTCCGCCCTTCCCTCGACCTCGCCCTCGGCCTCGCCGCCCGCCACGAGGTCCCCGCCGAGGCCCGCCTGTGGGGCCTCTGCCGCGCCGACGTCGCCCTCCTGTGCGCCGGCCCCCACAACCTCGGCGCCCTCTATCTGCTGCCGGAGGTCCGCGCCGACCGCTTCGCCGCCTTCCGCGCCGTCCGCGACGACCTCAAGGCCGCCTACGCTGCCCTCCTCGCCGCCACCACCGCCGGCTCCGACCTCGCCCCCGAGGACCTCGCCGTCCGCGCCGACCTCGTCTTCGGCCTCATCGAAGGCGTCATCCTCATCCGCCGCTCCTCCCCGGCCCACGACCACGAACACGACCCCGCCGCCTTCGCCGCCGCCACCGCCGACGCGGCCCTGCGGGTCGCCGGCTGCCCGGAACACGTACTGCCCAAGCTCCGGCGCGAGGGCGAAGCGCTGCTGGCCGCCCCCTGA
- a CDS encoding ADP-ribosylglycohydrolase family protein → MAVLVADSLLEHGGLDLPDIFARFQRWAAAEPKDIGLQTEDVLSSGHPWDLAAGIHFQVNRRAAGNGALMRAVTAAVFYARRERAVSLDAARRIAALTHGDRAAWEGSAVFHELVRVALDGGDPLAAVGDALAEVPEPYHARWAAVLAPDWHPGLATEFNGAVWPCLGSAVWALRTTESFEGAARAAVDLGGDTDTVAAVTGGLAGAVYGLPAIPPRWTEPLHVPVPGWSGRVLRLAELTDMAGRLDFSPSGD, encoded by the coding sequence ATGGCCGTGCTGGTCGCCGACTCGCTTCTTGAGCACGGCGGGCTGGACCTGCCCGACATCTTTGCTCGCTTCCAGCGGTGGGCCGCCGCCGAGCCCAAGGACATCGGCCTGCAGACGGAGGACGTGCTCAGCTCCGGGCACCCCTGGGATCTGGCCGCGGGCATTCACTTCCAGGTCAACCGACGGGCCGCCGGGAACGGCGCGCTGATGCGGGCGGTGACGGCGGCGGTGTTCTACGCGCGACGGGAGCGTGCCGTCTCGCTGGACGCCGCCCGCCGGATCGCGGCGCTGACGCACGGCGACCGGGCGGCGTGGGAGGGCAGCGCCGTCTTCCACGAGCTCGTTCGGGTCGCCCTGGACGGCGGCGATCCTCTCGCAGCGGTCGGCGACGCCCTCGCCGAGGTGCCGGAGCCGTATCACGCCCGCTGGGCGGCCGTCCTCGCGCCGGACTGGCATCCCGGCCTGGCGACCGAGTTCAACGGCGCGGTGTGGCCGTGCCTCGGGTCCGCCGTGTGGGCGCTGCGTACCACGGAGTCCTTCGAGGGCGCGGCGCGCGCGGCGGTCGATCTGGGCGGGGACACGGACACGGTCGCCGCCGTGACGGGTGGCCTGGCGGGCGCGGTTTATGGGCTGCCGGCCATTCCGCCGCGCTGGACGGAGCCACTGCATGTGCCGGTGCCCGGCTGGTCGGGGCGTGTGTTGCGGCTCGCGGAGCTGACGGACATGGCGGGGCGGCTCGACTTCAGCCCGTCCGGCGATTGA
- a CDS encoding lactonase family protein: MQRVPCGGLIPWSFSLHPGGRWLFVANQASNTVNLFAVDPRSGQLTDTGASVPVPKPDCVTFSRR; the protein is encoded by the coding sequence GTGCAGCGCGTCCCCTGCGGGGGGCTCATACCGTGGAGCTTCTCCCTTCACCCCGGCGGGAGATGGTTGTTCGTCGCGAACCAGGCGAGCAACACGGTGAACCTCTTCGCCGTCGACCCGCGCTCGGGACAACTGACGGACACCGGCGCGTCCGTACCCGTACCGAAGCCCGACTGCGTCACCTTCAGCCGGCGCTGA
- a CDS encoding amino acid permease — translation MTATAPTDATTAHPDADSQELAGFGYRQELHRSMGRYASFAAGFSFISVLTTVFQFFAFGYSFGGAAFFWTWPAVLLGQLLVAACFAELAARYPISGAIYQWSTRLSTPAFGWFAGWIMVIGQVVVVAAAALALQVVLPAIWSGFQIAGGDPSPVTSTGAANAALLGVVLLVLTTIVNMLDNRIMSAINRIGVTAEIIGAALIIVLLFTHVEHGPGITFHTGGQGGAIGALLVGSFSAAYVLIGFDSAGELSEETHAPRRTAPRTILTALAAAGVLGGLLLLAGLLAAPSLTDGRLATEGLSYVLTSSLGDGVGKALLADVTVAIAVATLAIQTAGSRMLFSMARDGVLPFSARLAKVSPRTGMPSATALVVGVGAAALCLLNLLSPDAFLAIGTTCIAMLYLAYAMVTGPLLLRRLRGGLPTPEGLPATDESGRPLFSLGRWGIPVNALALAYGLVMTVNLAWPRAAVYDPAGGHWYFQWFTVLFLLVTVGAGALYRAVRAQRVPSAELSAG, via the coding sequence ATGACCGCCACCGCCCCCACCGACGCCACCACCGCCCACCCCGACGCCGACTCGCAGGAACTCGCCGGTTTCGGCTACCGCCAGGAACTGCACCGCAGCATGGGCCGTTACGCCTCCTTCGCCGCGGGCTTCTCCTTCATCTCCGTACTGACGACGGTCTTCCAGTTCTTCGCCTTCGGCTACTCCTTCGGCGGCGCCGCCTTCTTCTGGACCTGGCCCGCCGTCCTCCTCGGCCAGCTCCTGGTCGCCGCCTGCTTCGCCGAACTCGCCGCCCGCTACCCGATCTCCGGCGCGATCTACCAGTGGTCGACGCGGCTGAGCACCCCCGCCTTCGGCTGGTTCGCGGGCTGGATCATGGTCATCGGCCAGGTCGTCGTGGTCGCGGCCGCGGCGCTCGCCCTGCAGGTCGTGCTGCCCGCGATCTGGTCCGGCTTCCAGATCGCCGGCGGCGACCCGTCACCCGTCACATCCACCGGAGCCGCCAACGCCGCGCTGCTCGGCGTCGTCCTGCTGGTCCTCACCACGATCGTGAACATGCTGGACAACCGCATCATGTCGGCGATCAACCGGATCGGCGTCACCGCCGAGATCATCGGCGCCGCGCTGATCATCGTGCTGCTCTTCACCCACGTCGAGCACGGCCCCGGCATCACCTTCCACACCGGCGGCCAGGGCGGCGCGATCGGCGCGCTGCTCGTCGGCTCCTTCAGCGCCGCGTACGTCCTCATCGGCTTCGACAGCGCCGGCGAGCTCAGCGAGGAGACCCACGCCCCGCGCCGCACCGCCCCCCGCACCATCCTCACCGCCCTCGCCGCGGCGGGCGTACTGGGCGGCCTGCTGCTCCTCGCGGGCCTGCTCGCCGCGCCCAGCCTCACCGACGGCCGCCTCGCGACCGAGGGCCTGAGCTACGTCCTGACCAGCAGCCTCGGCGACGGCGTCGGCAAGGCCCTGCTCGCCGACGTCACCGTCGCCATCGCGGTGGCCACCCTCGCCATCCAGACCGCCGGCTCCCGCATGCTCTTCTCCATGGCCCGCGACGGCGTCCTCCCCTTCTCCGCCCGCCTCGCCAAGGTCTCCCCCCGCACCGGCATGCCCTCCGCCACCGCCCTCGTCGTCGGCGTCGGCGCGGCCGCCCTGTGCCTGCTCAACCTCCTCTCCCCCGACGCCTTCCTCGCCATCGGCACCACCTGCATCGCCATGCTCTACCTCGCCTACGCCATGGTCACCGGCCCCCTCCTCCTGCGCCGCCTCCGCGGCGGCCTCCCCACCCCCGAGGGCCTCCCCGCCACCGACGAATCCGGCCGCCCCCTCTTCTCCCTCGGCCGCTGGGGCATCCCCGTCAACGCCCTCGCCCTCGCCTACGGCCTCGTCATGACGGTCAACCTCGCCTGGCCCCGCGCCGCCGTCTACGACCCGGCGGGCGGGCACTGGTACTTCCAGTGGTTCACCGTTCTGTTCCTGCTGGTCACCGTGGGCGCCGGAGCCCTGTACCGGGCCGTGAGGGCACAACGCGTGCCCTCGGCCGAGCTCAGCGCCGGCTGA
- a CDS encoding PadR family transcriptional regulator, which yields MAKRRKLSNPLALAVMATLGEGRPMHPYEIAQVLRQRGKEQSIKINYGSLYTVVQNLEKHGFVEVAGVQRQGNRPERTLYGLTQAGAVETHDWLADLVAEPQEEFPAFESALSLMLILPVDEAVALLGERARKVELQAASTRAVLEKLRDDLPRVFTIETEYQLHMMDAEVRWVRGLLDEIQEGTLSGTAEWRQWHETREVPQEWADIEEQVKDASAAERFKEELAKLNPPAAEQDR from the coding sequence GTGGCGAAGCGACGCAAGCTCAGCAACCCCCTGGCGTTGGCCGTCATGGCGACGCTCGGGGAGGGGCGGCCCATGCATCCGTACGAGATCGCGCAGGTGCTCCGCCAGCGCGGCAAGGAGCAGAGCATCAAGATCAATTACGGCTCGCTCTACACCGTCGTCCAGAATCTGGAGAAGCACGGTTTCGTCGAGGTCGCCGGCGTCCAGCGGCAGGGCAACCGCCCCGAGCGCACGCTGTACGGGCTCACCCAGGCCGGGGCGGTCGAGACGCACGACTGGCTCGCCGACCTGGTCGCGGAGCCGCAGGAGGAGTTTCCGGCCTTCGAGTCGGCGCTCTCGCTGATGCTGATCCTGCCGGTGGACGAGGCCGTCGCCCTGCTCGGGGAGCGCGCCCGCAAGGTCGAGCTGCAGGCCGCCAGTACCCGGGCGGTGCTGGAGAAGCTGCGGGACGACCTGCCGCGGGTGTTCACCATCGAGACCGAGTACCAGCTCCACATGATGGACGCCGAGGTCCGGTGGGTGCGCGGCCTTCTCGACGAGATCCAGGAGGGCACGCTCTCCGGTACCGCCGAGTGGCGGCAGTGGCACGAGACCCGTGAAGTACCGCAGGAGTGGGCCGACATCGAGGAGCAGGTGAAGGACGCGTCCGCTGCGGAGCGCTTCAAGGAGGAACTGGCGAAGCTCAATCCGCCGGCTGCCGAGCAGGACAGGTAA
- a CDS encoding urea amidolyase associated protein UAAP2, which translates to MTTTVVPARAPWSAVVRKGQHLTITDLGGNQAVDCLLYDAHDTAVRYSAPDTIHAQGNIFLTTGSVLLSNEHTPLMTVVEDTCGRHDTVGGACSKESNTLRYGHHTWSQHACVENFLAEGAKHGLGKRDLVSNINWYMNVPVEEDGTLGIVDGISAPGLKVVLRAETDVLVLVSNCPQINNPCNGFDPTPVEMTITEDVCA; encoded by the coding sequence ATGACCACGACTGTCGTCCCGGCCCGGGCCCCCTGGTCCGCCGTGGTCCGCAAGGGCCAGCACCTCACCATCACCGACCTCGGCGGCAACCAGGCCGTGGACTGCCTGCTGTACGACGCGCACGACACCGCCGTCCGCTACAGCGCGCCCGACACCATCCACGCACAGGGCAACATCTTCCTGACCACCGGCAGCGTGCTGCTCTCCAACGAGCACACCCCCCTGATGACCGTCGTCGAGGACACCTGCGGCCGCCACGACACGGTCGGCGGCGCCTGCTCCAAGGAGTCCAACACCCTGCGCTACGGCCACCACACCTGGTCCCAGCACGCCTGCGTGGAGAACTTCCTCGCCGAGGGCGCCAAGCACGGCCTGGGCAAGCGCGACCTGGTCAGCAACATCAACTGGTACATGAACGTCCCCGTCGAGGAGGACGGCACCCTCGGGATCGTCGACGGCATCTCCGCGCCGGGCCTGAAGGTCGTGCTGCGCGCCGAGACCGATGTCCTCGTCCTGGTCTCCAACTGCCCGCAGATCAACAACCCCTGCAACGGCTTCGACCCCACACCGGTCGAAATGACGATCACCGAGGACGTATGCGCATGA